The proteins below come from a single Malus domestica chromosome 03, GDT2T_hap1 genomic window:
- the LOC103439543 gene encoding nuclear transcription factor Y subunit B-3: protein MADSDNDSGGAHTKSELSPREQDRLLPIANVSRIMKKALPANAKISKDAKETVQECVSEFISFITGEASDKCQREKRKTINGDDLLWAMTTLGFEEYVEPLKVYLQRFREMEGEKSSVSARDKDGSGGGNGGVGYEGGGGSSGGAGVYWQQQQQQQQQQQHQGHVYGGSGFHQMGVSGVGMGKSGSGSNMGRPR, encoded by the coding sequence ATGGCGGACTCGGACAACGACTCGGGGGGAGCGCACACGAAGAGCGAGCTCTCGCCGCGGGAACAGGACCGATTGCTGCCTATAGCGAACGTGAGCCGGATCATGAAGAAGGCGCTGCCGGCGAACGCGAAGATCTCGAAAGACGCGAAGGAGACGGTGCAGGAGTGCGTGTCGGAGTTCATAAGCTTCATCACCGGCGAGGCCTCCGACAAGTGTCAGAGGGAGAAGAGGAAGACAATCAACGGCGACGATTTGCTGTGGGCGATGACGACGTTAGGGTTCGAGGAGTACGTGGAGCCTCTGAAGGTTTATTTGCAGAGGTTTAGGGAGATGGAAGGGGAGAAGAGCAGCGTGTCGGCGCGTGACAAGGACGGGAGCGGTGGCGGGAATGGTGGGGTTGGGTATGAGGGCGGTGGTGGGAGCAGTGGCGGAGCTGGGGTATACTGgcagcagcaacagcagcagcagcagcagcagcagcatcagGGACACGTGTACGGCGGGAGTGGGTTTCATCAGATGGGTGTGAGTGGAGTTGGGATGGGGAAGAGTGGGTCCGGATCTAACATGGGTAGGCCCAGATGA